A region from the Arachis ipaensis cultivar K30076 chromosome B01, Araip1.1, whole genome shotgun sequence genome encodes:
- the LOC107639885 gene encoding B3 domain-containing transcription repressor VAL1 → MGSDICVNGSCCVHEWKKGWPLRSGGFAQLCIKCGFMEEWKREIIDTLSANEYSLFCNNFHRRDTGWKECNFCNKPIHCGCIVSKSLFEYLDFGGVGCVSCVNASQLRLTRNTENGSVSTTKNNASDRHSAHIDNRQFVSSVDEGKLMEFCRIVEASESSRWNHAQRDNIISCNGQNGKEVTFREVESGFSNVIKPSVQSLTFSALENSRPTWEIKNRHEPMTQPSLNMCLGNPSGSNLVLPSATEIAEGRLESKASNFQQRSRPILPKPSKTGLTMNVETDKGSTSQARIARPPAEGRGKNQLLPRYWPRITDQELERLSGDLKSTVVPLFEKVLSASDAGRIGRLVLPKACAEAYFPHISQSEGLPLRVQDVKGNEWTFQFRFWPNNNSRMYVLEGVTPCIQSMQLRAGDTVTFSRIDPGGKLVMGFRRATNSSDTQDASTSAQSNGISTTGTTSGGTENLPSGSNYADLLQSAKGNGEPNSSGHPDHPRSGTGAAAVLKTENCEEMINNHSLKQPIPVSEKKRTRNIGPKSKRLLIDNEDSMELRLTWEEAQDLLRPPPSVKPSIVTIEDQIFEEYDEPPVFGKRTIFSACSSGGKEQWAQCDDCSKWRKLPVDALLPPKWNCSENVWDASRASCSAPEEMSSRELENLLRTNKDLKKRRIAENNKPIQEHEPSGLDALASAAVLGDNLVDPVESSAGATTRHPRHRPGCSCIVCIQPPSGKGRHKPTCTCNVCMTVKRRFKTLMLRKKKRQSEREADAAQKGHIPRKDESDTNGRASRDYPKPSHSDKEGGLNKDQQPAHVGESNAGQIDLNSHPNRDDMAADTSAPSTSNHLETTNREVRNYMNQNGVRSYNNGEVQDNQHPSLLNQSNGGCFGSSIVWKMERKDEVYNHANQSQSHSQNNNLS, encoded by the exons CCTATCCATTGTGGATGCATAGTATCTAAATCTTTGTTCGAGTACCTTGACTTTGGCGGTGTAGGATGTGTTAGCTGTGTAAATGCTTCCCAACTACGTTTG ACGAGGAATACTGAAAATGGGTCTGTTTCgactactaaaaataatgcaAGTGATCGGCATTCTGCTCATATTGACAACAGACAGTTTGTCAGTAGCGTGGATGAAGGAAAACTTATGGAGTTCTGCAGAATTGTTGAAGCTAGCGAATCAAGCCGTTGGAATCATGCTCAGAGAGACAACATAATCTCATGTAATGGGCAAAATGGCAAAGAAGTGACATTCAGGGAAGTGGAAAGTGGATTTTCAAATGTGATAAAGCCATCGGTTCAGTCATTAACGTTTTCTGCTTTAGAAAATAGTAGACCGACATGGGAGATTAAAAATAGACATGAACCAATGACTCAACCATCTTTAAACATGTGTCTGGGAAATCCGTCTGGGAGCAACTTGGTACTGCCTTCAGCAACTGAGATTGCAGAAGGAAGACTTGAGAGCAAAGCCTCCAACTTTCAACAAAGATCTCGGCCCATATTGCCCAAACCATCGAAGACCGGACTTACTATGAATGTGGAAACAGACAAAGGCTCAACTTCTCAGGCACGCATTGCTCGACCACCTGCCGAGGGGAGGGGCAAAAACCAGTTGCTTCCTCGATACTGGCCCAGGATTACTGATCAAGAACTGGAGCGGTTGTCTGGAGA TTTGAAGTCCACTGTAGTGCCGTTGTTTGAGAAGGTGTTGAGTGCTAGTGATGCTGGTCGAATTGGTCGACTTGTTCTCCCAAAAGCATGTGCCGAG GCTTATTTTCCTCATATTTCACAATCAGAAGGTCTTCCTTTACGGGTCCAAGACGTGAAGGGGAATGAATGGACATTTCAGTTCAGATTTTGGCCTAATAACAATAGTCGGATGTATGTATTGGAGGGTGTGACACCTTGCATACAGTCCATGCAATTACGTGCTGGTGATACTG TTACATTTAGTCGGATAGACCCTGGGGGTAAACTTGTTATGGGTTTCAGGAGGGCGACAAATTCTTCAGACACCCAG GATGCCTCTACATCTGCACAATCGAATGGTATTTCAACTACAGGAACCACCTCTGGTGGAACTGAGAATCTGCCATCAGGAAGTAATTATGCTGATCTTCTCCAGTCGGCGAAAGGGAATGGGGAACCTAATTCTAGTGGACATCCAGACCATCCACGTTCAGGTACTGGAGCTGCCGCTGTGCTTAAAACCGAAAATTGTGAGGAGATGATAAACAATCATTCCCTTAAGCAACCAATTCCAGTTTCAGAGAAGAAGAGGACTCGCAATATTGGGCCTAAAAGTAAGAGGTTGCTTATTGATAATGAAGATTCTATGGAGTTGAGACTTACCTGGGAAGAAGCACAGGACTTGCTTCGTCCGCCACCTAGTGTTAAGCCAAGTATTGTCACCATTGAGGACCAAATATTTGAAGAATATGAT GAGCCCCCGGTTTTCGGAAAGAGGACTATTTTCAGTGCCTGTTCATCTGG GGGGAAGGAGCAGTGGGCTCAATGTGATGATTGCTCTAAATGGCGAAAGCTTCCCGTCGATGCTCTTCTTCCTCCCAAGTGGAATTGCTCTGAGAATGTTTGGGATGCAAGCAG GGCTTCATGTTCTGCTCCAGAGGAGATGAGTTCAAGGGAATTAGAAAATCTTCTGAGAACCAACAAAG ATCTTAAGAAGCGGAGAATTGCTGAGAATAATAAACCAATCCAAGAGCATGAGCCTTCTGGGTTGGATGCTCTTGCCAGTGCCGCGGTTTTAGGAGACAATCTTGTTGATCCTGTGGAGTCATCAGCTGGAGCCACCACCAGACACCCTAGACACCGTCCCGGCTGCTCCTGTATTGTGTGCATTCAACCACCAAGTGGAAAGGGGAGACACAAGCCAACATGTACTTGCAACGTGTGCATGACCGTGAAGCGCCGGTTCAAAACCCTGATGCTTAGAAAGAAGAAGCGCCAATCGGAGCGCGAAGCAGATGCTGCTCAAAAAGGTCATATTCCCCGAAAAGACGAGTCAGATACCAATGGAAGAGCTTCAAGAGATTATCCTAAACCGAGTCACTCGGACAAAGAGGGAGGACTAAACAAAGATCAACAACCAGCCCATGTGGGAGAGTCGAATGCCGGACAAATAGACCTGAACTCGCATCCGAATCGCGACGACATGGCAGCCGATACATCGGCGCCTAGCACCTCGAATCATCTTGAAACAACAAACCGAGAGGTAAGGAACTATATGAATCAAAATGGTGTTAGAAGCTACAATAATGGTGAAGTGCAGGATAATCAGCATCCTTCTTTACTCAATCAATCTAATGGAGGGTGCTTTGGATCATCCATTGTGtggaaaatggaaagaaaagatGAGGTTTACAATCATGCCAATCAAAGTCAAAGCCATAGTCAAAACAACAATCTTTcttga